A single region of the Brachypodium distachyon strain Bd21 chromosome 3, Brachypodium_distachyon_v3.0, whole genome shotgun sequence genome encodes:
- the LOC104583631 gene encoding uncharacterized protein LOC104583631 — MEGVSNPCPHRRPRRGGRSHQGPDPAHARICRPSRRIRLSPARPPPAPPDARVAPEHRPEHRTDARVASADPIRITLLVLFKAAAWSIYVSETMAWCLHLAIAISSWTGY, encoded by the exons ATGGAGGGCGTCTCCAATCCATGTCCGCACCGTCGCCCGCGCCGTGGAGGCCGTTCCCATCAAGGCCCCGACCCTGCCCATGCCCGGATCTGCCGACCCAGCCGCCGGATTCGGCTGTCTCCGGCCCGGCCGCCCCCG GCGCCGCCGGACGCGAGGGTGGCTCCTGAGCATCGACCGGAGCACAGGACGGACGCGAGGGTGGCTTCTGCGGATCCTATAAGGATAACTTTGTTG GTGCTCTTCAAGGCCGCTGCCTGGTCCATATACGTTAGCGAGACGATGGCGTGGTGCCTGCACTTGGCGATAGCGATTTCCTCCTGGACAG GATACTGA